In one Natronosalvus amylolyticus genomic region, the following are encoded:
- a CDS encoding CARDB domain-containing protein, protein MKRITGLLLATVLLAAGIGATTAGVIPLEETDTVSVGSEDDRQVDALESVDDVIALPGTGPNGDYVVIDEYDRLAIDLTGENPNVAGDGVPPAALTGIDDVLVLEYTGSESTALWIETDDERLDFHTESGSITDEKNAIVLTPDERVSVGFSVEDDDLSAGDQLTASFAVRTTPPTDALYVPYPDATIEVLAPDNTTREVTIEYARSHIELTGDAERFRIGPNASLEEFTVRFDDRGHPSFTIDAETARRDGLVERLPSGAVGIGAYAVEDVDEGKAIRDLEYRFAVDRSWFAKSGVDPTQITVYSDDGERENWTVTETTVVDETPETIFVEARVDTSSRHVLAVETAVLDVTELSVKPATVTPGEEFTVRATIENLGLASGTDEMAVMVDGDPIGTMTASADADEAVTETFEHTIDEPGEYELRVGNADPVTLVVGNADDTAHTDSSSATSAEDSGTENAGEAETNHDIDGSGELIDEAGAFGPIRVTAVFVAISTSLGTIWLIRRSRY, encoded by the coding sequence ATGAAACGAATCACCGGGTTGCTGCTAGCTACCGTTCTTTTGGCCGCCGGTATCGGAGCGACGACTGCGGGGGTCATCCCGCTCGAGGAAACCGATACCGTCTCGGTCGGGAGCGAAGATGACCGACAGGTTGATGCACTCGAATCAGTCGACGACGTCATCGCTCTTCCCGGAACGGGTCCAAACGGTGACTACGTCGTGATCGACGAGTACGACCGACTGGCAATCGATCTGACCGGGGAGAATCCGAACGTGGCAGGCGATGGCGTTCCACCCGCAGCGCTCACGGGGATCGACGACGTACTCGTTCTCGAGTACACTGGATCAGAATCGACGGCGCTCTGGATCGAAACCGACGACGAACGCCTGGATTTTCACACCGAATCAGGGTCGATCACCGACGAGAAAAACGCGATCGTACTCACTCCTGATGAGCGCGTCAGCGTCGGATTTTCGGTAGAGGATGACGACCTCTCCGCGGGCGATCAGTTGACCGCCTCGTTCGCCGTTAGGACGACGCCTCCGACCGACGCGCTGTACGTTCCGTATCCGGACGCTACCATCGAGGTTCTGGCACCCGATAACACGACGCGGGAAGTGACGATCGAATACGCCAGATCCCACATCGAACTCACCGGCGACGCAGAGCGGTTCCGTATCGGACCGAACGCCTCGCTCGAGGAATTCACCGTGCGTTTCGACGATCGTGGCCATCCATCGTTTACGATTGACGCAGAGACGGCCAGGCGCGATGGACTCGTCGAGCGATTGCCTTCGGGTGCCGTCGGAATCGGTGCGTACGCCGTCGAAGACGTGGATGAGGGCAAAGCGATCCGAGACCTCGAGTATCGGTTCGCAGTCGATAGGTCGTGGTTCGCGAAATCCGGGGTGGATCCGACCCAAATCACCGTCTATAGCGATGATGGAGAGCGCGAGAACTGGACGGTGACTGAAACGACTGTCGTGGACGAAACGCCGGAGACCATCTTCGTCGAGGCGAGGGTCGATACGTCCTCGAGACACGTGCTGGCGGTGGAAACCGCCGTATTGGACGTGACCGAGCTGTCGGTCAAACCTGCGACGGTCACGCCTGGTGAAGAATTCACCGTTAGGGCGACAATCGAGAACCTCGGTCTAGCGAGCGGTACCGACGAGATGGCGGTGATGGTTGACGGCGACCCGATCGGGACCATGACGGCGAGCGCTGACGCCGATGAAGCGGTAACGGAGACGTTCGAGCACACGATAGACGAACCAGGCGAATACGAACTTCGAGTCGGTAACGCCGACCCGGTAACGTTGGTCGTCGGAAACGCGGACGACACGGCACACACCGATTCTTCGAGTGCCACCAGTGCCGAAGATAGCGGAACTGAAAACGCTGGAGAGGCGGAGACGAACCACGATATCGACGGGTCGGGAGAACTAATCGATGAGGCCGGCGCGTTCGGCCCGATACGGGTTACCGCGGTTTTCGTGGCGATATCGACCAGTCTCGGGACGATCTGGCTGATCCGACGCTCGAGATACTAA
- a CDS encoding DUF7344 domain-containing protein, with the protein MKTSLQHDIKGGIGIHKRDEPRRISRSDIFDILSNYRRVCVIQYLQNVDKEIVELRDVVDYVTDQETSDSPEESNYSNRKSVYTALRQTHLPKLDDLDIIDYDKARGEMRLTPRAEQVRMYLEYVPENDIPWHVHYLGLTALSGLLVLTTHLGLYPFSIGWGTLTGILVLMFGVSSIVHTYQSRRSRLRDMDFAPLTE; encoded by the coding sequence ATGAAAACTAGCCTTCAACACGACATAAAGGGGGGAATAGGCATCCATAAACGGGATGAACCGAGAAGGATATCGCGGAGCGATATCTTCGACATACTTAGTAATTATCGTCGCGTTTGCGTCATTCAGTACTTACAGAACGTGGATAAAGAGATAGTCGAACTACGAGACGTCGTCGATTACGTTACCGACCAGGAGACGTCCGACTCACCGGAAGAGAGTAATTACAGCAACCGAAAGAGCGTCTATACGGCGTTACGGCAGACCCATCTACCGAAACTCGACGACCTCGATATCATCGACTACGACAAGGCTCGAGGTGAGATGCGCCTCACGCCCCGTGCCGAGCAGGTACGAATGTACCTCGAGTACGTGCCGGAGAACGACATTCCCTGGCACGTCCACTACCTCGGCCTGACCGCACTGAGCGGCCTGTTGGTACTGACGACTCATCTCGGACTCTATCCGTTCAGTATCGGATGGGGAACGCTCACGGGAATTCTGGTACTGATGTTCGGCGTCTCGTCGATTGTTCACACATACCAGTCGCGACGGTCTCGATTGCGAGATATGGACTTCGCTCCGCTGACCGAGTAG
- a CDS encoding universal stress protein has protein sequence MHYIVATDGSDESEEAIRYGAHQAIALDAGLEVVHVLTPQTELIDGEIVMPGGDRAVEYGEQTLENATGLIEDVLEAHDTILEIETTLLAGHPANAITDHADDVGADAIYVGHRGLSSERQRLVGSVAKSVVDKSNVPVTICR, from the coding sequence ATGCACTACATCGTTGCAACCGATGGGTCAGACGAGAGCGAAGAGGCCATCCGCTACGGCGCCCACCAGGCTATCGCCCTCGACGCAGGCCTCGAGGTCGTCCACGTGTTGACTCCACAGACCGAACTGATCGACGGCGAGATCGTCATGCCCGGCGGTGACAGGGCCGTCGAGTATGGCGAGCAAACACTCGAGAATGCGACCGGATTAATCGAGGATGTCCTCGAGGCACACGATACGATACTCGAGATCGAGACGACCCTGCTAGCTGGCCATCCGGCCAACGCCATCACCGACCACGCCGACGACGTGGGTGCCGACGCGATCTACGTCGGCCATCGCGGCCTCTCGAGTGAACGCCAGCGACTTGTTGGTAGCGTCGCCAAAAGCGTCGTCGATAAATCGAACGTCCCCGTCACGATCTGTCGGTGA
- a CDS encoding IMPACT family protein: MTDESATYRTVESAATASFVVQGSEFIGHVRPVESVEGAESFVESVETEYDDATHNVPAYRVRADTEGLLREYSSDDGEPTGSAGKPALNVLTQRDIENVAVVVTRYYGGTNLGVGGLVRAYSRAVKDAVDAAGVVEERPHERLSITLEYDDSGTVRGIIESEGLEFEAEYTADVQFFVRVPVADVAALRDRIQSATSGRAAIERI; the protein is encoded by the coding sequence GTGACCGACGAGTCGGCGACCTACCGGACCGTCGAATCGGCGGCCACCGCCAGCTTCGTCGTACAAGGCTCGGAGTTCATCGGTCACGTTCGCCCCGTCGAGTCAGTCGAAGGGGCGGAGTCGTTCGTCGAGTCCGTCGAAACCGAGTACGACGATGCCACGCACAACGTTCCGGCCTATCGCGTCCGCGCGGACACCGAGGGCCTCCTTCGCGAGTACTCGAGCGACGACGGCGAGCCCACCGGCTCGGCGGGGAAGCCGGCACTGAACGTCCTGACACAGCGCGACATCGAGAACGTCGCCGTCGTCGTCACCCGTTACTACGGGGGGACGAACCTCGGGGTGGGTGGTCTCGTGCGGGCGTACTCCAGAGCGGTCAAAGACGCCGTCGACGCTGCCGGCGTCGTCGAAGAGCGACCCCACGAGCGGCTGTCGATCACCCTCGAGTACGACGATTCGGGAACGGTCCGTGGCATCATCGAGAGCGAGGGGCTCGAGTTCGAAGCCGAGTACACCGCGGACGTGCAGTTCTTCGTTCGCGTCCCGGTGGCCGATGTCGCCGCGCTCCGTGACCGAATCCAGAGTGCAACGAGCGGTCGAGCGGCCATTGAGCGGATTTGA
- a CDS encoding TRAP transporter permease, with protein sequence MSVDTGGTDELSEAEQEQILQEVERRRTLTGRLAMLVALIGISFSAFQMWIAARSFIFDVTIPVYGTVRLGSLQLLQVNAIHVTFALVLAFLLFPASRGNGPITRRLGRIEPAVRDRLGPDHALSTVVSKLAAFGRWAALDPNMNRVTPIDVVMIVLAILPAHYIVTQWEEIRSIALFRFEDTQGIHDVLPFLEPPVMAIAWLGIPVDEASYAFWLGVLGLLLVLEATRRALGILLMSLVGMFIVYARWGYLVPRDSALGPLAIQPENWENIVYNLWYTVEAGVFSTPVTVSVRFIYIFILFGAFLEMSGAGKWFIDLAYSLTGTRKGGPAKASVVSSGFMGMLSGSSIANTVTTGAFTIPLMKRSGYSPEFSGAVESSSSSGGQMLPPVMGAAAFLIVEFTGTPYADVIIAATLPAVAFFFGMWVMVHFEAVRGGIGGLPRSELPDPRSKLRTGWFYLVPVVLLLYFLVIARFSINRAGWFTIVAVVALIAFVAAYDERSRGPMIGTIILLFLLQAASYTVVGGGVTDAILVGLGLESAGEPRGIESALIAAASGLGTIVIIVSLAFLLARPRTEAPLLELDDAVDDSAKRMANKMGRPALAGNRAYRFSAFVLKSMDSGARTATTVVIAVAAAGVIPGVISVSGLGPNLAALIDAVSGGSMLALLVLTGVASIIFGMGMPTTAMYIILIAMLGGPIEAAGIAILAAHLYVLYFGLMADVTPPVAVAAFAGAGVAKADEFGTAIIAFLLSLNKVLVPFAFVFSPGIMFLRQRNGEWEVIGWTDVFDLGFFIPEVVIPVVSMFLGVYALGVTIIGYQYASVKRLNRALYAVASLLLMVPEIPLLLAEGVFTLAGVPSDLLIFSITGTLRAVGLVMLVVLSQRNRSRGMTLEQTPTPEKDERATED encoded by the coding sequence ATGAGCGTAGATACTGGCGGCACCGACGAGTTATCGGAGGCCGAGCAAGAACAGATTTTACAGGAGGTCGAACGACGGCGGACGCTTACCGGACGGCTGGCGATGCTCGTCGCGCTCATCGGGATCTCGTTTTCGGCGTTTCAGATGTGGATCGCCGCCAGAAGTTTCATCTTCGACGTAACTATCCCCGTGTACGGGACCGTCCGGCTGGGATCGCTTCAGCTCTTGCAAGTGAACGCGATTCACGTCACCTTCGCACTCGTGCTCGCGTTCTTGCTCTTTCCGGCAAGTCGCGGCAACGGACCCATAACCCGCCGACTCGGTCGAATCGAACCGGCCGTCCGTGACCGACTGGGACCCGACCACGCGCTGAGTACGGTGGTCTCGAAACTGGCCGCCTTCGGCCGGTGGGCCGCGCTCGACCCCAATATGAACCGGGTAACGCCGATCGACGTGGTCATGATCGTGCTCGCGATTTTGCCCGCCCACTACATCGTTACCCAGTGGGAGGAGATCCGGTCGATCGCGCTCTTTCGGTTCGAGGATACACAGGGAATTCACGACGTGTTGCCCTTCCTCGAGCCCCCGGTGATGGCCATCGCCTGGCTCGGAATTCCGGTCGACGAGGCCTCCTATGCGTTCTGGCTGGGCGTTCTCGGGCTATTGCTCGTCCTCGAGGCAACGCGACGGGCGCTTGGCATCTTGCTCATGAGCCTGGTCGGGATGTTCATCGTGTACGCCCGATGGGGGTATCTCGTGCCTCGGGATTCAGCGCTCGGGCCGCTCGCCATCCAGCCCGAAAACTGGGAAAATATCGTCTACAATCTCTGGTACACCGTCGAGGCCGGGGTGTTCTCCACGCCAGTGACCGTCAGCGTTCGGTTCATCTACATCTTCATTCTCTTCGGCGCGTTCCTCGAGATGAGCGGCGCTGGCAAGTGGTTCATCGATCTCGCATACTCGCTGACGGGAACCCGAAAGGGCGGCCCGGCGAAAGCCAGCGTCGTCTCGAGTGGCTTCATGGGGATGCTCTCGGGGTCTTCAATCGCGAACACGGTGACGACGGGCGCGTTTACCATTCCGCTGATGAAGCGCTCGGGGTACTCACCCGAGTTCTCGGGAGCCGTCGAATCGTCTTCCTCGTCCGGTGGCCAAATGCTCCCGCCCGTGATGGGGGCTGCCGCGTTCCTGATCGTCGAGTTCACCGGCACGCCGTACGCCGACGTGATCATCGCCGCAACCTTGCCCGCAGTTGCATTCTTTTTCGGCATGTGGGTCATGGTCCACTTCGAAGCCGTTCGTGGAGGCATCGGCGGCCTTCCCCGGTCGGAACTCCCCGATCCACGGTCGAAGTTGCGCACGGGCTGGTTCTACCTGGTTCCAGTCGTCCTCCTGCTTTATTTCCTCGTCATCGCCCGATTTTCGATCAATCGTGCTGGCTGGTTCACCATCGTCGCCGTCGTCGCGCTCATCGCGTTCGTCGCTGCTTACGACGAGCGCTCTCGAGGCCCGATGATCGGCACGATTATCCTCCTCTTTCTCTTGCAGGCAGCCAGCTACACCGTCGTCGGCGGCGGTGTAACCGATGCGATTCTGGTGGGACTCGGCCTCGAGAGCGCGGGCGAACCGCGCGGTATCGAATCGGCCCTGATCGCGGCGGCGAGCGGTCTCGGCACCATCGTCATCATCGTGAGTTTGGCCTTCTTGCTCGCCCGGCCCCGAACCGAAGCACCACTGCTCGAACTCGACGACGCCGTCGACGATTCAGCCAAGCGGATGGCTAATAAGATGGGGCGGCCGGCGCTTGCCGGCAACCGTGCCTACCGGTTCAGCGCGTTCGTTCTGAAGTCGATGGACTCGGGCGCCAGAACGGCCACCACGGTCGTCATCGCCGTCGCGGCCGCGGGCGTGATTCCCGGCGTCATCAGCGTCTCCGGGCTCGGACCGAACCTCGCTGCCCTCATCGATGCGGTCAGCGGCGGGTCGATGCTGGCGCTGCTGGTGTTGACCGGTGTCGCTTCGATTATCTTCGGGATGGGGATGCCAACCACCGCGATGTATATCATCCTGATCGCCATGCTCGGCGGCCCCATCGAGGCTGCAGGCATCGCTATTCTGGCGGCTCACCTGTACGTACTGTACTTCGGGCTGATGGCCGACGTGACACCGCCCGTTGCCGTCGCGGCCTTCGCCGGTGCCGGCGTCGCTAAAGCGGACGAGTTCGGGACGGCGATAATAGCGTTCTTGCTCTCGCTCAACAAGGTCCTGGTTCCCTTCGCGTTCGTCTTCTCGCCGGGCATCATGTTCTTGCGACAACGCAACGGGGAATGGGAGGTCATCGGCTGGACCGACGTATTCGATCTCGGGTTTTTCATTCCCGAGGTAGTCATTCCCGTCGTCTCCATGTTCCTTGGCGTGTACGCACTCGGTGTGACGATTATCGGCTATCAGTACGCCAGCGTGAAACGGCTCAACCGGGCCCTGTACGCCGTTGCCTCCCTGCTGTTGATGGTGCCCGAAATCCCGCTGTTACTTGCCGAAGGGGTGTTTACGCTCGCAGGCGTCCCCTCCGACCTGCTCATCTTCTCGATCACCGGGACGCTCAGAGCCGTCGGGCTCGTCATGCTCGTCGTACTCTCACAGCGGAACAGATCGCGCGGGATGACGCTCGAGCAAACCCCCACACCAGAAAAAGACGAGCGGGCCACAGAGGACTGA
- a CDS encoding trans-sulfuration enzyme family protein, with protein sequence MESDRGSLLETLAVTEGEEPFRTGSEAGDVVSPIHLSSTFALPGLDTEMSLEDIDPDAGEFVYSRLSNPTRHALEKRLASLEGGEHAMAFSSGTAAIFTTILSSVEPGDHIVAFDDLYAGTRRMLEAVFEGRLGLEVTFVDATDTDAVEAAVTEDTEFVWMETPTNPTIALCDVEAIAAIADSYDATFGVDNTFASSYFQRPLELGADVVAHSTTKYLNGHSDSVGGAVITNDDALAEELRFQQQVGVGDMLAPFDSYLVLRGLKTLPLRMRQHERNAMAVAEFLEDREEVTAVHYPGLESHPQHDLASEQMDGYGGILSFELAGELADAKRFLEALEEFTLAVSVGGVESLIELPAGMTHEPLSPEERELLGISDTLIRVSVGVEGTEDLLADLEHGFEAMGRPSMVAEDD encoded by the coding sequence ATGGAATCAGATCGCGGCTCACTGCTCGAGACCCTCGCCGTGACGGAGGGTGAAGAACCGTTCCGGACCGGCAGCGAGGCCGGCGACGTCGTGTCGCCGATCCATCTCTCTTCGACGTTCGCACTTCCGGGCCTGGACACGGAGATGAGCCTCGAAGACATCGACCCCGATGCCGGCGAGTTCGTCTACTCGCGATTGTCGAATCCGACCAGACACGCCCTGGAAAAACGACTGGCGAGCCTCGAGGGCGGCGAACACGCCATGGCGTTTTCCTCGGGCACTGCAGCCATCTTCACGACGATTCTCTCGTCTGTCGAACCCGGCGACCACATCGTCGCGTTCGACGACCTGTACGCGGGAACCAGACGGATGCTCGAGGCCGTGTTCGAGGGACGACTGGGTCTCGAGGTGACGTTCGTTGATGCAACAGACACCGACGCGGTGGAGGCCGCCGTCACCGAGGACACCGAGTTCGTCTGGATGGAGACGCCGACGAACCCGACGATTGCGCTCTGTGACGTCGAAGCGATTGCAGCGATTGCCGACAGCTACGACGCGACTTTCGGCGTCGACAACACGTTCGCCAGTTCGTACTTCCAGCGCCCGCTCGAGTTAGGTGCGGACGTCGTCGCTCACAGCACCACGAAATACCTGAATGGACACTCCGATTCGGTCGGCGGCGCGGTCATCACGAACGACGACGCGCTGGCCGAGGAACTGCGTTTCCAGCAGCAAGTCGGCGTCGGCGATATGCTCGCGCCGTTCGACAGCTACCTCGTCCTTCGGGGACTCAAGACCCTCCCGCTACGGATGCGCCAGCACGAACGCAACGCGATGGCCGTCGCGGAGTTCCTCGAGGACCGCGAGGAAGTCACGGCCGTCCATTACCCCGGTCTCGAGAGTCACCCACAACACGACCTCGCGAGCGAGCAGATGGACGGCTACGGCGGCATCCTCTCGTTCGAACTCGCAGGCGAACTCGCCGACGCAAAACGCTTCCTCGAGGCGCTCGAGGAGTTCACCCTCGCCGTCAGTGTCGGCGGGGTCGAGAGCCTGATCGAACTCCCGGCAGGGATGACTCACGAACCACTATCTCCAGAGGAACGGGAATTGCTCGGTATTTCCGACACCCTGATTCGAGTGTCGGTGGGCGTCGAAGGGACCGAGGACCTGTTAGCCGACCTCGAGCACGGCTTCGAGGCCATGGGCCGCCCTTCGATGGTCGCCGAAGACGATTGA